The following are encoded together in the Microscilla marina ATCC 23134 genome:
- a CDS encoding TonB-dependent receptor plug domain-containing protein: MILKKVFCFFGFLLYALPLQAQTDSIYLSSVNEILGLPLRNKAGVDIVSASKKSERLFEAPLAASVITREEIIASGATSVIEALRLVPGVMVRETNNGNYSVHIRGLDYVPAYAALIDANVTQTTSLVMIDYRPVYNHLNGGIFWDLLPIDIQDLERIEVVRGPASTLYGANAVSGVIHFITRKKSSYKDLDVSLSSQTGTMNTLLLNTMIGYRLNPKLNFQLSSNYQNRERENLYFDDLSNDYVPLDSILPDAQLRETTSPNPGISLQKYGLNAYLNYQPSSEVSFDLSAGFSNNVAHRVEGVYLWNIIKVEMLMLP; encoded by the coding sequence ATGATATTGAAAAAAGTATTTTGTTTTTTTGGTTTTTTACTCTATGCCCTGCCATTACAAGCACAAACCGACTCTATTTATTTGTCATCGGTCAATGAAATACTGGGTTTACCACTACGCAACAAGGCAGGGGTGGATATTGTCAGTGCCTCTAAAAAAAGCGAGCGTTTGTTTGAGGCGCCATTGGCTGCTTCGGTGATTACCCGCGAAGAAATTATTGCCTCAGGAGCTACCTCAGTGATAGAGGCGTTACGCCTGGTACCGGGGGTAATGGTGCGCGAAACCAATAACGGAAATTATTCGGTGCACATAAGAGGGCTTGACTATGTGCCTGCTTATGCCGCCCTGATAGACGCCAACGTAACCCAAACCACTAGTTTGGTAATGATTGATTACCGCCCGGTATACAATCACTTGAATGGAGGGATTTTCTGGGATTTACTGCCCATAGATATACAAGACCTTGAACGCATAGAAGTAGTGCGTGGCCCAGCCTCTACCCTGTATGGAGCCAATGCGGTAAGTGGGGTGATTCACTTTATTACCCGCAAAAAAAGCAGTTATAAAGACCTTGATGTAAGTCTAAGTTCACAAACCGGTACAATGAACACCCTGTTGCTCAATACGATGATCGGGTATCGGCTCAACCCTAAACTCAACTTTCAGTTATCGTCAAATTACCAAAACCGTGAACGGGAAAATTTATACTTTGACGACCTCTCCAACGATTATGTGCCGTTGGACTCGATACTGCCCGATGCCCAACTTAGAGAAACCACCAGCCCTAATCCTGGCATTTCACTACAGAAGTATGGGCTCAATGCTTACCTCAACTACCAGCCTTCCAGCGAAGTATCTTTTGATCTAAGTGCTGGCTTTTCCAATAATGTAGCCCATCGGGTGGAGGGCGTATACCTATGGAATATAATCAAAGTAGAAATGCTTATGTTACCTTGA
- a CDS encoding TonB-dependent receptor domain-containing protein, with the protein MEYNQSRNAYVTLNSTVHRLKTYASYWWGRDGTFSLLAPYNYRVLDATTEYDFQPIKNLTLTPSVAVRFVDYKEDLSTGKDQLLEDNATSFTYAGGVKLDYQLAKKWRIIGGIRAEKFKFPNQIYLNYQAILAYKPGEKHFFRLLYGRANTGSFLYNNKVNISVTPPIAPPPGFDGFKVTNQGVPDVEPITQDMIELGYRGKLNNRILWNVEVFASSTTNFTTSVSNGPQPNPPFIEEILRRTNIPLRVEQVGTTLSMNLSFSRLKITPFITLQQTNLKNFSPSNRSPSYDSTQSYLDTYDLPHEGTPAFYGGLNVFYLPISGLQIYLNAFVFGSHNFYGSVMAPPGAPLNLADASKAVIPQQALINIKVNYALKDQIHLFVNARNLLSNKQPQHFHTDRIRPMVLFGFGVDL; encoded by the coding sequence ATGGAATATAATCAAAGTAGAAATGCTTATGTTACCTTGAATAGCACAGTTCACCGACTCAAAACTTATGCGTCGTATTGGTGGGGCAGAGACGGTACTTTTTCGTTACTGGCTCCTTACAACTACCGGGTGTTAGATGCTACCACTGAGTATGACTTTCAGCCCATCAAAAACCTGACGCTTACCCCTTCGGTTGCGGTGAGGTTTGTAGACTACAAGGAAGACCTTAGTACCGGAAAAGATCAATTGCTGGAAGACAATGCTACATCGTTTACTTATGCTGGTGGAGTAAAATTAGACTATCAACTGGCTAAAAAATGGCGGATCATAGGAGGCATCAGGGCAGAAAAATTTAAGTTTCCTAACCAGATTTATCTCAATTACCAGGCAATATTGGCTTATAAACCTGGCGAAAAACATTTTTTTAGACTGCTGTATGGACGTGCCAATACGGGTTCTTTTTTATACAATAACAAAGTAAACATTAGTGTAACCCCTCCCATTGCTCCTCCTCCAGGCTTTGATGGTTTTAAAGTTACCAATCAGGGAGTGCCCGATGTAGAGCCTATCACCCAAGACATGATAGAGCTGGGCTATAGGGGTAAACTTAACAATCGTATTTTATGGAATGTAGAAGTTTTTGCTTCGTCTACGACCAACTTTACTACTTCGGTGAGCAATGGCCCTCAGCCCAACCCTCCTTTTATAGAAGAAATACTTAGGCGCACCAATATACCGCTCAGGGTAGAGCAAGTTGGTACCACCTTGAGCATGAACCTGAGCTTTAGCAGACTCAAGATTACCCCATTTATTACGTTGCAACAAACCAATCTTAAAAACTTTTCGCCTTCGAACCGCAGCCCAAGTTATGACAGTACCCAAAGCTATTTAGATACGTATGATTTACCTCATGAGGGTACTCCAGCTTTTTATGGGGGGCTTAATGTGTTTTATTTACCCATATCGGGTTTGCAAATATACCTGAATGCTTTTGTGTTTGGCAGTCACAATTTTTACGGAAGTGTAATGGCTCCTCCGGGTGCACCTCTCAATCTTGCTGATGCTTCCAAAGCAGTGATTCCACAACAGGCACTGATCAATATCAAGGTAAACTATGCACTCAAAGACCAGATACACTTGTTTGTCAATGCCCGTAACCTACTGAGCAACAAACAACCGCAGCACTTTCATACCGATAGAATACGCCCAATGGTGCTGTTTGGGTTTGGGGTAGACTTATAA
- a CDS encoding SpoIIE family protein phosphatase — MRNFFLHIIFSSPLVWLMLLSGTIQAQTKGALRQQIKTTTDRTKKCQLLLQLATLELKQNQADNALLHAQRGLTLVTKQNLAVQAKALLLVGRAYMQKQQYPNALEHHLQAQIIAKNTQNSHLINETNQALGDLYYHWQIHDKALSYYLLVKSNGAPTQTATNAQRVSLIYSQNNKKTEAIRWATKALQIYKSLDNTPEIITTLRRLSALSQRNGQNEQAIAYNEAIVGYKDKIEPMALVEPYNNIGFLYKQQKAYRKALDYYNKALKISKQTLGSDAEGNKRHIKLLTNIAVILIHLDQPKEAKINYYKAIDLAKEQRDALLTADLYNHLAAYQYIYNKNFSAIDYAQEAINIATPLANDAKQATNARKLLATSYQLLANAYQKEENYPQAKKYLQLYNQAVTTQQQAQQQKKQQLLQNRMNIAQKENELKLLLKDKERQALALKQAKIEAQKKASDLKLRTKELELLKKNQQLQEERFKSQQTEKARMEQLLQFTKQQALAEKQRQKITLLQKNKALQELVLKKQAIEKKEKQKEIALLEKDRKLKEVRLEEAQTVRKYGLWIISLGTLAFLAVVIGLVMAYRSRKKVLSQNHLINAKQEEILTQNEELHQQQEELATQRDFADQKSKELDHQNQQMRKSMVYASNIQQALLPSTSQLSHHFKEHFIIFYPKDIVSGDFYWFAEHKAQKLVAVVDCTGHGVPGAFMSMIGNSVLNETVNEKGIYDPALILERLHQEVRKGLKQEDESNTDGMDVCLCSFVAGANGTTEVVFAGAKRDLLYFKNGQLLKIKGDRVSIGGFQHEAKRTFTNQPITLHSNDVLYLMSDGFVDTANVKRKSFGNKRLQQVMMRIANEPLDQQKEALKQAMFDFKGDADQRDDILVIGLKV, encoded by the coding sequence ATGAGAAACTTTTTTTTACATATCATATTTTCCAGCCCATTGGTTTGGCTCATGTTGCTCAGTGGTACCATACAGGCACAAACAAAGGGTGCTTTACGCCAACAAATTAAAACCACTACTGATCGAACAAAAAAATGCCAGTTGTTGCTGCAGCTTGCCACGCTTGAGCTCAAACAAAACCAAGCAGATAATGCCTTGTTACACGCCCAACGAGGGCTCACCCTGGTGACCAAACAAAACCTGGCTGTTCAGGCAAAAGCCTTGCTATTGGTGGGGCGGGCTTATATGCAAAAACAACAGTACCCCAATGCACTGGAACACCACCTGCAAGCACAAATTATTGCTAAAAATACCCAAAACTCTCATTTGATCAACGAGACGAATCAGGCACTGGGAGATCTTTATTACCATTGGCAAATACACGACAAAGCCCTGAGCTATTACCTCTTGGTAAAATCTAATGGTGCTCCCACACAAACCGCTACTAATGCGCAGCGGGTGAGTTTGATCTATAGCCAAAATAATAAAAAAACGGAGGCGATCCGCTGGGCAACCAAGGCTTTACAAATTTACAAAAGTCTGGACAACACACCTGAAATAATAACTACCCTCAGGAGGTTGTCTGCATTGAGCCAGCGCAATGGTCAAAACGAACAGGCAATTGCTTATAATGAAGCCATCGTTGGTTACAAAGATAAAATAGAACCGATGGCCTTGGTAGAGCCTTACAATAACATTGGTTTTTTGTACAAACAACAAAAAGCGTATAGAAAGGCGCTGGACTATTACAACAAGGCTTTGAAAATAAGTAAACAAACTTTGGGAAGTGATGCAGAGGGAAACAAACGCCATATCAAACTACTGACTAATATCGCGGTGATTTTGATACACCTCGACCAACCCAAGGAAGCCAAAATTAACTATTACAAAGCCATCGATTTGGCAAAAGAACAAAGAGATGCATTGCTTACTGCCGACTTGTACAATCACCTGGCTGCTTACCAGTATATTTACAACAAAAATTTTTCGGCCATTGACTACGCCCAAGAAGCAATAAATATTGCCACGCCACTTGCAAACGATGCCAAACAGGCTACCAACGCTCGCAAGTTATTGGCTACCAGCTATCAGTTATTGGCAAATGCTTATCAGAAGGAGGAGAACTACCCACAAGCCAAGAAGTACCTTCAGCTATATAACCAGGCTGTGACTACCCAGCAACAAGCACAGCAACAAAAAAAACAGCAATTGTTGCAAAACAGAATGAATATAGCACAGAAAGAAAACGAATTGAAGCTGTTGCTCAAAGATAAAGAAAGGCAGGCGCTTGCCTTGAAACAGGCAAAAATAGAAGCCCAAAAGAAAGCCAGTGATCTTAAACTACGCACCAAAGAGCTGGAATTGCTCAAAAAAAACCAACAGCTACAGGAAGAGCGTTTTAAGAGTCAACAAACTGAAAAAGCCCGGATGGAACAATTGCTGCAGTTTACCAAACAACAGGCGCTGGCAGAAAAGCAAAGACAAAAAATCACCCTATTGCAAAAAAATAAGGCTTTACAGGAGTTGGTTCTGAAAAAACAAGCCATAGAAAAGAAAGAAAAGCAAAAAGAGATTGCTTTGCTAGAGAAAGATCGCAAGCTAAAGGAGGTACGCTTAGAAGAAGCACAAACAGTGCGTAAGTATGGTCTTTGGATTATCTCGTTGGGCACCCTTGCTTTTTTGGCAGTAGTAATAGGGCTCGTGATGGCCTACAGAAGCCGAAAAAAGGTATTGTCACAAAATCACCTGATCAATGCCAAACAAGAAGAAATTTTGACACAAAATGAGGAGCTTCATCAACAACAAGAAGAACTTGCCACCCAACGTGATTTTGCCGACCAAAAAAGCAAAGAACTCGACCACCAAAACCAGCAAATGAGAAAAAGTATGGTATATGCCAGCAATATCCAGCAAGCGTTGTTGCCTTCTACCAGCCAACTCAGTCATCACTTTAAAGAGCATTTTATTATTTTTTATCCCAAAGACATCGTTTCGGGCGATTTTTATTGGTTTGCCGAACACAAAGCGCAAAAACTAGTGGCAGTGGTTGACTGTACCGGACACGGGGTACCAGGCGCGTTTATGAGTATGATTGGTAACTCGGTGCTCAACGAAACAGTCAATGAAAAAGGCATATACGACCCTGCCCTGATACTGGAACGCCTGCACCAGGAGGTAAGAAAAGGACTCAAACAAGAAGATGAGTCAAACACCGACGGGATGGATGTATGCTTATGTAGTTTTGTAGCGGGGGCAAATGGTACTACTGAGGTGGTTTTTGCTGGTGCCAAAAGAGACTTACTGTATTTTAAAAACGGGCAACTCCTGAAAATCAAGGGCGATAGGGTGTCTATAGGTGGGTTTCAGCATGAAGCCAAGCGTACTTTTACCAACCAACCCATTACCTTGCACTCCAACGACGTGCTGTACCTGATGAGCGATGGCTTTGTAGATACTGCCAATGTGAAACGAAAGTCGTTTGGTAACAAACGTTTGCAACAGGTGATGATGCGTATTGCCAATGAGCCGCTCGACCAGCAAAAGGAGGCATTAAAACAAGCCATGTTCGACTTTAAGGGAGACGCTGACCAAAGGGATGATATTTTGGTGATTGGTCTCAAAGTATAA